In Pseudoalteromonas sp. '520P1 No. 423', the sequence TACCCACCTTATAACTATATAGAATCAGGAGAAATTAAAGGCATTTCAGTAACATTAATCAAGAAAATATATTCTAATTTAGATATCCAGCCTGAGTTATTAAATCTAACCTTATACCCATGGGCTAGGGCGTATAAAACATTACAACAATTTAACCAGACTCAGTAGAGGTTTAACTAAAACTGATATTTCACACCTAAATAATAATAAGCACCATTAAATCCAAAAGGGGCTGAACGTCGAGAGTAGGTAAAAACGCCTTCACTACTGACTACAATATTACCTTCACTGTCAATTATCGTACCCGCATGAGAGTTACCTATTTTATTTTTATCTGGGTAAATATCAAAAATATTATTTCCGCCAATGCTAAATGACAAATTTGCATTAACTTGGTAATTGACTTGTAAATCAGTCAGTATTTTTTCTCCGTAGGTTTGCGTGCCGCCATCTATTACAGTGTATTCCCCGTAACGGTTAAATGCTAAATTGAATGTAAAATCATCTACTTGGTATAATGTATTGAGGCTAACTCTATCTTTTGGCTGCCACTGAGTGATAATAGAAATAGACTGCTGCGAAAAAATATCTTTAGGTTCGATATTACCTAGCGCACTATTTTGTGGTGTAAATACATTATCAACTTGCGTATCTGTGAAATTTGCAGCAAAAGTTAAATCTAAATTACCATAGAGAAGTGGAGCATTATAAGTTGCAATAATATCTACACCATGTGTATGTGTATCTGCACCATTTAAAAAAAATTGTGCAGCACTTACACCTGAGGTTTTTAAAGTTGTATCTAATGTTGATGATAAACCTTGGCCTAATGAAT encodes:
- a CDS encoding transporter substrate-binding domain-containing protein — protein: MTEDYPPYNYIESGEIKGISVTLIKKIYSNLDIQPELLNLTLYPWARAYKTLQQFNQTQ